ATCCACGAGGCGCTCGCCGACCAACTGCCGCACGCGCCGAGGGGCAAGGGCACCGTCGAGAGTTGCACCTTCTGCGTGCACAAGGTGGACCGCGGCGACGGAACCACCGCCTGCGCCGAGGCGTGCGAGCGCGAAGGCCACCGCGCGCTGGTGTTCGGCGACCTCAACGACCCCGGCAGCGAGATTTCAAGGCGCCTCGCCGAGCACGGCGGCGCGCAGATACGCGCCGACCTCGGGCTTAACACCGGCGTGCGCTACCAGGGCCTGTGACGATGCCGCCGTTTCGCCACCGCGCCCTCGACGCCGACAGCGCCGGCTACTTCGCGCTGCTGGCCGGCTTCGCGCTGTTCGCGCTGGCCGGCGCCGGCGCCGCCTGGTACATGGAGCACGAAGGCCATTATGTGACCGGCATGAACAACCAGATTGTGTGGGGCGTGCCGCATGTTTTCGCGATCTTCCTGATTGTCGCCGCCTCCGGCGCGCTCAATGTCGCTTCCATCGCGTCGGTGTTCGGCAAACTCGACTACAAACCGCTGGCGCGGCTGTCGGCCATCCTCGCCGTGGCGCTGCTGGTCGGCGGGCTTGCCATCCTGGTGCTCGACCTGGGCCGCCCCGACCGCCTGATTGTCGCGATGACCTACTACAACTTCAAGTCCATCTTCGCGTGGAACATCTTTCTCTACATCGGCTTCATCTTTGTCGCCGCCGCCTATCTGTGGACGATGTTCGAGCGCCGGATGGGGCGCTGGAACCGCGGCGCCGGCATCGCGGCGCTGCTGTGGCGCCTGGTGCTGACGACCGGAACCGGCTCCATCTTCGGCTTTCTGGTCGCGCGCCAGGCCTACGACGCCGCGCTGATGGCGCCGATGTTCGTCGCCATGTCGTTCTCGTACGGCCTCGCCGTGTTCATCCTCGTGCTGATGGCGTCCAGCCGCCTCGCGCGACGCCCGCTCGGCGGCCTGATTCTGCACAAACTGAAAAACCTGCTCGGCGTGTTCGTCGCCGCGGTGCTGTATTTCGTCGTCGCCTTCAACCTGACCAATCTCTACGCCGCCGAACACCGCGGCGTCGAGGATTTCCTGCTGGCGAGCGGCGGCGTCTATCCGCTGCTGTTCTGGGCCGTGCAGGTCGGCGCCGGCGGCCTGCTGCCGCTGCTGCTGTTCTACGCGCCGCCGCTGGCGCGTTCGCGCGCCGCCGTCGCCGCCGGCTGCGCGCTGGTCGTCGTCGGCGCCTTCGCGCAGTTGTATGTCATCATCATCGGCGGCCAGGCCTACCCGCTGGTGCTGTTTCCGGGCATGGAGGAAGGCAGCGGTTTCTTCGACGGCGTTGTCGCCGGTTACACGCCGAGCCTGCCGGAACTGACGCTCGGCGTCGGCGGCGTCGCGCTGTCGCTGGCGCTGCTGATGTTCGCGCTGGCCGTCCTCGATTTCCTGCCCGAAGACCTGTCCGACCGCCATTTCAGCACCGCCGCCGCCGCGGCGGAATGACGGCGGCGCGGCCCGATGGCGCGGTGGCTGGTCAGCGCGGCGCACAAGTCGTCCGGCAAGACGGTTGTCGCCGCCGGCCTGTGCGCGGCGCTGAAAGCGCGCGGCATGGAAGTGCGCGCGTTCAAGAAAGGCCCCGACTACATTGACCCGCAGTGGCTGGCGCATGCCTGCGCCCGGCCCTGCTACAACCTCGACTTCAACACGCAGTCGCACGCCGGGATCATCGCGACGGTCGCCGCACACGCGGCGCCGCCCGGCGGCTGCACGCTGGTCGAGGGCAACAAGGGGCTGTACGACGGCGTCGCCGCCGACGGCGCCGACAGCAACGCGGCGCTCGCCAGATTGCTCGGCCTGCCGGTGGTGCTGGTCGTGGACTGCGACGGCATGACGCGCGGCATCGCGCCGCTGCTGCAAGGCTACCGCGCGTTCGACCCGCAAGTCGCGCTGGCCGGCGTGATTCTGAACAAGGTCGGCGGCGAACGCCACCGCGCCAAACTGACCGCCGCAGTCGAGGCATACACCGACCTGCCGGTGCTGGGCGCGGTGATGCGCGACGCGCGCCTGACGCTGCCGGAAAGACACCTGGGCCTGGTGCCGTCCGCCGAAACGAACGGCGCGGCGCGGCGCATCAACGATTTGCGCGACGCCGTCGCCGCGCAGGTGGATCTGGAGCACCTGCTGCGCGCCGTTGACGACGCCGCTTCAACAGCGTCCGGCGACGGCGGCACATTGCCGGTACCCGGCGCCGCTTTAACAGCGTCTGGCAACGATGACCCGCCGGCGTCCGGCGTCGCTTCCACGGTATCCGGTGATGGCAGGCCGCTGCAAGCATCCGGCGCCGCTTCTGCGGTATCCGGCGACAACGGCGGCCCGCTGCGTCTCGGCGTTTTCAGGGACCGCGCGTTCTCTTTCTATTACCCCGACGACCTCGAAGACCTTGAACGCTGCGGCGCCGAACTGGTGTTTGTCAACAGCCTGCATGACACGCGCCTGCCGCCGGTGGACGGCCTGTTCATCGGCGGCGGCTTTCCCGAAACGCAGGCCGCGGCGCTTGAAGCCAACGCCGCGCTGCGCGGCGAGGTCGCGCGCGCAATCAACGGCGGCCTGCCGGCCTACGCCGAATGCGGCGGCCTGATGTATCTGTCGCGCGCCATCACCTGGCGCGAACACCGCCGTGAAATGTGCGGCGTCATCGCCGCCGACACGCTGATGTGCGAACGCCCGCAGGGCCGCGGCCATGTCGAGTTCAGCGAAACCGCGCACATGCCGTGGCCCGCCATCGGGGGCGAGGCAAAGACGCGCCGCGCCCACGAATTCCACTACTCGCGCCTGGTCAACGCCGCCGCCTTCAACACCGCCTACGCGGTGTCACGCGGCGACGGCCTCGGCGAAGGCCGCGACGGCATCGTCCACAAAAACCTGCTGGCAAGTTACCTGCACCGCCGCGCCACCGCCGACAACCGCTGGACACAACGCTTCACCGGATTCGTCCGCGCCCGCAAGAACGCCGGAGAAGCGCGGTAAAACAGCCGCCGCGCGCATTGCCGAAGCGCCGCGCCGGCGGCTGGCGACGGCACAGCGCGCCGCCCGGCGGCGGGTGCGGCGGCGCACCGGGTCATTGGATTTTTCCGCCACCGTCATCCCGCGACAGCCCGCGCAGCAGGCCGGCGACCGGCGTTCTCGGCACCATCTGCACATCGTAGTTGATGAAGGCGAGCAGGAACTGGCTGCCGAGAATAATCGAAAGCACCGACAGCATGATGGTGCCGACCGGCGTCGTCAGCATGGCCTCGGCGGACTCCATCCACTTCACGGCGCCGAAAGACAGGCCGAAAATCAGCAGCGCGCTTCCGAGCACCAGTTCTATCGAGGCGAGGTTGAAGTCCCTCAAAAAATAATTGTAGGCGATTCTCTTGAACAGGTTGCGCAGGTGCTTGAACAGGAAGAGCGGCGCCTCGCGGATGGCGCGGATGCCGCTGACCTCGCCGTCGTAGCGGCTGTGCATCGGCACATCCTCGACCACGGCGCGCAGCAGGCCGAGCCGGAAAAGCAGGTCGCTCTCGAAGAAATAGCCGCGGTCTATCTTGGCGCCCGGCAGCGCGCGGAAGACATTCGCGTTGAGCGCCAGGTAGCCGTTGTTGGGGTCGAAGATGTTCCAGTAGCCGGTGGACAGTTTCGCGAAAAAAGAGAACATCGCGTTTCCAAGCAACCGCGGCCACGGCATGTCTTTCAGCCCCTCGAGGTCGTGGAAGCGGTTGCCCTTGGCGTAGTCGGCGCGCCCTTCCGCCACCGGCGCCGTGAACAGCGGCAGCAGGCGCGGGTCCATCTGGCCGTCGCCGTCGATCTTGACGAGAATGTCGGCGCCGTCTTCGGCGGCGTGCGCGAAGCCGCGCAGCGTCGCGCCGCCGACGCCGAGGTTCTCGTCGTTGAACAGCACCTGAACCCGCGCATCCTTCACCTGCGCGGCGACCTGCTCGCCGCTGCGCTCGGGGCAGGCGTCATCCACGACGACGATGCGGTCGCACGACGGCGGGATGCGCTCGATGACCGACACGATGCGCTCCCTGACCCGGTGGCACGGAATGACGACGGCGACGCGCGGCTGCTTCATCGCCCTGCCGCCGCCGGGCGCGACATGATTTCCAGCACCTGCCGCGCAAAAATGCAGTAAACCGGCAGCATGATGCCGCTGACCTGAAGAAAGAACCGGCTCACATTCGTTCCTATCAAGGTGAATTGTACGTTGCCGGTGAAATTGGAGAAATAAAACAGGGCAAACACCACCGCCAGCATGTAGATGACCAGCGCCCTGGCGCTCATCTCCACCCGGCCAATCAGCGCGAACAGCGCCATCGGCACGAACAGCCACCAGAACACATTGAAACTTCCGTAACTGAACAGCGCGGAAAAGAAATGAAAGAAAGAATCGGAGTTGTAGCGTTTTTCGAACAACCACGCCACTCTCCCGCTGGCGTACTGGCCGATGAAATCGGCGGTCAGCCAGTACAGCAGATAAACGACCGCGGCGGCGGCCAGTTGAAACAGCAGAATTTTCCTCCACGGGTACTGGCCGCGCGCGTACAGCCAGTAACTTGCGCCCATCACCGACAGCACCACAAGCCACATCCTGCCCTCCATCTTGGACAAGGCGCCGCACACCAGGCAGGCGCCCGCGACCACCAGCCAGAAGCGCGCGGTTTTGCCCTTGTCCAGATAAAAAAAGCAGAGAACACCGGCCACGGCGATGAAAAAACACGCCACCAGCAAATCGTTGAAGCCGGGCCGCAGCGCATGATGGACCACCAGCGGCAGCGACGCGAACAACCAGGCGCACGCCAGCGAGGCCGTGGTGTGGCGCGTCAGCCGGTAGCAGGCGGCGGCGGCGATGGCAATGAACGAAAGCCATGCGAACAGCCACGGCACCGCAATCATGCTGTCGTACCAGCGGTCGAGCGGCATTCTCGCCCACGCCGCGAGTATCGGCGGGCCGAGCGGGGATGCCGTGCCGCCGCCCGGAAACACGGTGCCTTCGCCGAGTCTCTTGGCGAGCGAAACATAGCCGGCGGGATTCGTCGCATCCGAATCAATCACCGGGTAATTCAGCGCGGCGTAAACCACCGCCGCGCATTTGGCGGCCAGCAGCGCGAACAGCACCCAGTCGCGCGGCTTGATGACCGGCATGGCAACGGCGGGCAACGGCGGCGCCCGCAGGTACAGCACCGCGCCCGCCGCCACCAGCAGCAGCATGACGGCGATGGCGGCGTAGTTCCAGTGCGTGCTCCACCACCCCGCCAAGACAAACAGGTAACCGACCGCGTACAGCACGACAACGCCCGTCGGCCACGCATATGGCAGGCAGGGCAGCCAGCGCAGGCGCCGCCCGGGCGCCGCCAGTTGCATCAGCGCGAGGCCGCTCGCCGCCAGCAGCAAGTGGCTCAGCAGAACAACCAGAAAAACCCCGGTCAACGGACCACCTTCAGCAGGCGCGCGCCGGGCGATGATTGATACAGCGTCTCAACCCTGTATTTCTTGTCGCTGCCCTCGACCGAAACCGTCTCCCCGTCGGCCTCGACGACCAAACCCTCGGGATAGTAGTAAAACAGGTATTCAATGTCGTCGCTAATCCATTTGCCGCCGGTTCTCGTATCCCACCACGAGCCGACCACGGCGTAGTACTCATGGTCGCGGTACAAAAACACCAGCCAGTTCGACTCGCCCGGAAAAAACCGCTTGCGCGGCCACGGAAAAGCCACCTTGGCGCCCGGCGGCGCGTGTTCGCGCAGGGCGCGGTCGAGTTGCGCGAACTCCTCGTCAAAGCGCGAGGCATATTCATCGTAGCGGTCGGCGTGCCACGCCGAAACTTCATGGGCGAGGCGCGCATGCGCGAACAGACTGCCCATGAACGGAATATCCAGCGCAAGATACGCCGCCGACGCGACGCAGCAGAACACAACCGCGCTGCGCCGGGTGCGCGCCAGCGCCAGCGCCAGGCCGGACAGCAGCACCAGCACGCCGAGCGCGACCACCAGCGAAAACCCGAGAACCCTGCTGTGCGCCCTGAAGTTGATTGAATAGGTGGTGATCGGCTCAATGGCCGTGTATTCGCGCCACGCGGTCGCGAGCAGGTCCGGCAGCGGCAGGGTCATCTCCAGCGACACGCTGCGCAAGGTCATGCTGTCCGCCGCAATCAGGTTCAGGCCCGAAATGCCGGCGCCGATGTCCCACGAAATCTTGCCCTGCCAGCGCGCCTCGCCATGGGTGTTGATGATGATCTCGTCGGCGTGCGCCGGAATCTCCGCCCGCGCCACCTGCTGCGAAATGCCCCTGGTTTGCCAGACCAGCATGATGGTTCTGTCGCGCGCCTGTGGTTCGACGGCAATGCGAACATAGGGGTAATCCTGCCAGGTGACGACGGCGAGGCGGTTGCGCGCATCCTGGCCGGGGCCGGAGACGACGCCGTAGGCGCCCGCCGCCTTCTCCTCGTCAATCTCGACGGACAGACTGTCATCGTTCCATTC
This genomic window from Gammaproteobacteria bacterium contains:
- the nrfD gene encoding polysulfide reductase NrfD, with protein sequence MPPFRHRALDADSAGYFALLAGFALFALAGAGAAWYMEHEGHYVTGMNNQIVWGVPHVFAIFLIVAASGALNVASIASVFGKLDYKPLARLSAILAVALLVGGLAILVLDLGRPDRLIVAMTYYNFKSIFAWNIFLYIGFIFVAAAYLWTMFERRMGRWNRGAGIAALLWRLVLTTGTGSIFGFLVARQAYDAALMAPMFVAMSFSYGLAVFILVLMASSRLARRPLGGLILHKLKNLLGVFVAAVLYFVVAFNLTNLYAAEHRGVEDFLLASGGVYPLLFWAVQVGAGGLLPLLLFYAPPLARSRAAVAAGCALVVVGAFAQLYVIIIGGQAYPLVLFPGMEEGSGFFDGVVAGYTPSLPELTLGVGGVALSLALLMFALAVLDFLPEDLSDRHFSTAAAAAE
- a CDS encoding cobyrinate a,c-diamide synthase; this translates as MARWLVSAAHKSSGKTVVAAGLCAALKARGMEVRAFKKGPDYIDPQWLAHACARPCYNLDFNTQSHAGIIATVAAHAAPPGGCTLVEGNKGLYDGVAADGADSNAALARLLGLPVVLVVDCDGMTRGIAPLLQGYRAFDPQVALAGVILNKVGGERHRAKLTAAVEAYTDLPVLGAVMRDARLTLPERHLGLVPSAETNGAARRINDLRDAVAAQVDLEHLLRAVDDAASTASGDGGTLPVPGAALTASGNDDPPASGVASTVSGDGRPLQASGAASAVSGDNGGPLRLGVFRDRAFSFYYPDDLEDLERCGAELVFVNSLHDTRLPPVDGLFIGGGFPETQAAALEANAALRGEVARAINGGLPAYAECGGLMYLSRAITWREHRREMCGVIAADTLMCERPQGRGHVEFSETAHMPWPAIGGEAKTRRAHEFHYSRLVNAAAFNTAYAVSRGDGLGEGRDGIVHKNLLASYLHRRATADNRWTQRFTGFVRARKNAGEAR
- a CDS encoding glycosyltransferase family 2 protein, whose translation is MKQPRVAVVIPCHRVRERIVSVIERIPPSCDRIVVVDDACPERSGEQVAAQVKDARVQVLFNDENLGVGGATLRGFAHAAEDGADILVKIDGDGQMDPRLLPLFTAPVAEGRADYAKGNRFHDLEGLKDMPWPRLLGNAMFSFFAKLSTGYWNIFDPNNGYLALNANVFRALPGAKIDRGYFFESDLLFRLGLLRAVVEDVPMHSRYDGEVSGIRAIREAPLFLFKHLRNLFKRIAYNYFLRDFNLASIELVLGSALLIFGLSFGAVKWMESAEAMLTTPVGTIMLSVLSIILGSQFLLAFINYDVQMVPRTPVAGLLRGLSRDDGGGKIQ